The proteins below are encoded in one region of Akkermansiaceae bacterium:
- a CDS encoding methyltransferase domain-containing protein, which translates to MSEDRDHVMPAGQWQFDGEVTAVFDDMLQRSIPQYNAMRMVTFEVGRNFVQPGTTIIDMGCSRGEALLPFVSNLGAANDYIGLEISEPMIEAARTKFSKHPHGDRVTIQSADLRHEFPCVTSSVVLSVLTLQFTPIEYRQRIIRRVFNSLAPGGAFILVEKVLGATSELDDAFVDLFLAIKKQNGYSEAEIDRKRLSLEGVLVPVTARWNENLLHEEGFRSVDCFWRHLNFAGWVAVKP; encoded by the coding sequence ATGAGCGAAGATCGCGATCACGTGATGCCCGCAGGGCAATGGCAATTTGACGGCGAGGTCACGGCCGTGTTCGATGACATGCTTCAGCGCAGCATCCCACAATACAATGCAATGCGGATGGTCACCTTCGAGGTTGGGCGTAACTTTGTCCAACCCGGAACCACAATCATCGACATGGGATGCTCACGCGGCGAGGCACTCTTGCCCTTCGTATCCAATTTAGGGGCGGCAAACGACTACATCGGTTTGGAGATCAGTGAACCGATGATAGAGGCAGCAAGGACCAAGTTTTCCAAACACCCACACGGAGATCGCGTCACCATCCAGTCTGCCGACCTCCGGCACGAGTTCCCATGTGTGACCTCCAGTGTCGTCCTGTCGGTGCTCACGCTCCAGTTTACCCCAATCGAATACCGCCAGCGCATCATCCGCCGGGTGTTTAATTCCCTCGCTCCAGGCGGTGCGTTCATTCTGGTGGAGAAGGTCTTGGGCGCAACCTCTGAACTTGACGACGCCTTCGTTGACCTGTTCCTGGCGATCAAGAAACAGAACGGCTATTCCGAAGCCGAGATTGATCGCAAGCGGCTGTCGTTAGAGGGTGTGCTCGTCCCCGTCACCGCCCGCTGGAACGAGAACCTTCTCCATGAAGAAGGTTTCCGCTCAGTTGATTGTTTCTGGCGGCACTTGAACTTCGCAGGGTGGGTAGCGGTAAAACCATGA
- a CDS encoding ParB N-terminal domain-containing protein → MITLEPIDAIRPSTYNPRSAVPERLDLIELSLQKLGFIAPIFADSDGEILSGHQRHLVAERMGATHVPVFRTKALDLDQRKALNIVFNRATNDFDFHHTPGKVTSELKSIDIQALAESIPNKKVGSDEFLRCLPAEVPVKDLCRANAGRWIQYARNLARTLHRHGILMPIVCREDLTVINGIGRLEMLAEKKVTNAPVVFVTDDEAEFARAMMNLLSMDFDIHTRYADMLRFNSFRRARRVRRELGNGFIFATHGAKPCHTFDIGRPNDRARWIKEHGTTILDFGAGHLTETFLLRQQGIDCTPFEPYRLGPGGINKDESVDLAREFLAEVAAGKEWTSIFIASVLNSVPFREDREHIACLCAALCKPFTKVYACASSAGESGWRQVNGKAFMNESNAGNIAFRLDYEPGIRIGDFQDKPKVQKYHTIPEFRDLFGQFFRSVKVDDFSNNINASCASARPVDHAKLRAAIEFEFNLPYPDGTRMNLVQCAMDAFSQRLQTDLL, encoded by the coding sequence ATGATCACACTCGAACCCATAGACGCCATTCGGCCTTCGACCTACAACCCACGCTCCGCTGTCCCGGAACGTCTGGACTTGATCGAGCTATCGCTTCAGAAACTCGGATTTATCGCCCCGATTTTCGCAGACTCGGACGGGGAAATCCTCTCTGGTCACCAGCGCCACCTGGTCGCCGAACGCATGGGAGCGACGCACGTCCCGGTGTTCCGGACCAAGGCGCTCGACCTCGACCAACGAAAGGCTCTCAACATCGTATTCAACCGTGCCACCAACGACTTCGACTTTCATCATACGCCCGGGAAAGTCACCAGCGAACTTAAATCCATCGACATACAAGCGCTGGCCGAGAGCATCCCCAACAAGAAGGTTGGAAGCGACGAATTTCTACGCTGCCTGCCTGCGGAAGTGCCAGTGAAGGATCTATGCAGAGCGAACGCAGGACGTTGGATTCAGTATGCCCGCAATCTTGCCCGGACGCTCCACCGTCACGGCATCCTCATGCCCATCGTCTGCCGTGAAGATCTGACTGTGATCAACGGGATTGGCCGGCTCGAAATGCTTGCCGAGAAGAAGGTGACCAATGCTCCGGTTGTATTCGTCACGGATGACGAGGCAGAGTTCGCCCGAGCCATGATGAACCTGCTCTCGATGGACTTCGACATCCACACCCGCTATGCTGACATGCTGCGGTTCAACTCATTCCGGAGGGCTCGACGGGTCAGGCGTGAACTCGGAAATGGCTTCATCTTCGCCACCCATGGAGCGAAGCCGTGCCACACTTTCGACATTGGCAGGCCTAACGACCGGGCTCGTTGGATCAAGGAACACGGCACGACCATTCTCGACTTCGGAGCCGGGCACCTGACCGAAACTTTTCTGCTCCGCCAACAGGGAATCGACTGCACTCCATTTGAACCGTACCGGCTTGGTCCTGGCGGGATCAATAAGGACGAGAGCGTGGACCTTGCCCGCGAGTTCCTTGCCGAGGTGGCAGCAGGCAAGGAATGGACGAGCATCTTCATTGCAAGTGTTCTTAATTCGGTGCCGTTCCGAGAAGACCGCGAGCACATCGCCTGCCTATGCGCTGCCCTGTGCAAACCATTCACCAAGGTCTATGCCTGCGCCTCCTCGGCCGGGGAATCAGGGTGGAGGCAGGTCAATGGCAAGGCGTTTATGAATGAGAGCAACGCGGGCAATATCGCGTTCCGTCTGGACTACGAGCCAGGCATCCGCATCGGCGATTTCCAAGACAAACCCAAGGTCCAGAAATATCATACGATCCCCGAGTTCCGAGACCTATTCGGCCAGTTCTTCCGCTCGGTGAAGGTCGATGACTTTTCCAACAACATCAACGCATCCTGCGCATCAGCCCGCCCGGTCGATCACGCGAAACTCCGTGCCGCTATCGAGTTCGAGTTCAATCTCCCCTATCCGGACGGCACCCGCATGAATCTCGTGCAATGCGCTATGGACGCTTTCTCCCAACGTCTTCAAACTGACCTACTATGA
- a CDS encoding ParB N-terminal domain-containing protein, with protein sequence MTDDPKARTLANGIEVWCSYDKLVPVGELKPNPRNPNTHPQRQIELLAKNIRYFGWRQTITVSKRSGLIVSGHGRLMAAKQLGTEVVPVDFQDFASENDELAVLVADNRLAELSTVDLNELEKIAGEWQEADFDTILAGFEPADLDALLTPDPEEEEADDDRHDKELEKSDVTVAVGLYRFRISQDEFIAWCDRLKQDAGFDKDSVLQEIRTRLDL encoded by the coding sequence ATGACCGATGATCCCAAAGCCCGCACCCTCGCCAACGGCATCGAAGTCTGGTGCAGTTACGACAAGCTGGTGCCAGTGGGCGAACTGAAGCCAAACCCGCGCAATCCAAACACCCATCCGCAGCGACAAATCGAGCTGCTCGCCAAAAACATCCGTTACTTCGGATGGAGGCAGACGATCACCGTCTCCAAGCGTAGTGGGCTGATTGTCTCCGGCCACGGTCGACTGATGGCCGCAAAACAGCTCGGCACCGAGGTCGTGCCCGTCGACTTTCAAGACTTTGCCAGCGAAAACGACGAACTTGCCGTGCTAGTTGCAGACAACCGCCTGGCTGAACTCTCGACCGTTGATCTAAACGAGTTGGAAAAAATCGCGGGTGAATGGCAGGAGGCTGACTTCGACACGATCCTTGCCGGGTTCGAACCAGCCGACCTCGACGCTCTGCTCACCCCCGATCCTGAGGAGGAAGAAGCGGACGACGACCGCCACGACAAAGAATTGGAGAAGAGCGATGTCACCGTCGCGGTCGGACTTTACCGGTTCCGTATCAGTCAGGACGAGTTCATCGCTTGGTGCGATCGGCTGAAGCAGGACGCTGGATTCGACAAGGACAGCGTTCTCCAAGAAATCCGAACCCGCCTCGACCTGTGA